From the genome of Flavobacteriales bacterium, one region includes:
- the dnaJ gene encoding molecular chaperone DnaJ gives MSKRDYYEVLGVSKSASDSEIKKAYRKMAIKYHPDKNPDDKAAEEKFKEAAEAYDVLSNTDKKKRYDQFGHAGMGNRGGFGGGGGMNMDDIFSQFGDIFGGGGSPFDSFFGGGSRGGRRVNKGTNLRIKLKLTLEDVANGIDKKIKVKKLVQAEGVTYNTCVTCGGNGQVTRVSNTILGQMQTSAVCPSCNGLGKTIDKRPKGSDANGLIQKEDIVSINIPAGVEDGMQLKVSGKGNAAPFDGYAGDLIILIEVEEHTDLKRENNNLHYDCYVSLTDAVLGNDVVIPTISGKAKIKIEAGTQSGKILRLKSKGLPSLNGYGKGDLLVHINVWTPQNLTKDELKIFKGLKDSKSFVPNPTSSDKSFFERVKDMFN, from the coding sequence ATGAGTAAAAGAGACTATTACGAAGTATTAGGCGTTAGCAAATCCGCTAGCGATAGCGAAATTAAAAAAGCTTATCGAAAGATGGCCATAAAGTACCATCCCGACAAAAATCCTGATGACAAGGCAGCTGAAGAAAAATTCAAAGAAGCTGCTGAAGCCTATGATGTTTTAAGCAATACTGATAAAAAGAAACGTTATGACCAATTTGGTCATGCAGGAATGGGCAACCGCGGTGGTTTTGGTGGTGGCGGCGGCATGAATATGGATGACATATTCTCACAGTTTGGCGATATTTTTGGAGGTGGTGGCAGCCCCTTTGATAGTTTTTTTGGAGGTGGTAGCAGAGGAGGCCGAAGAGTTAACAAAGGCACTAACCTTAGAATCAAACTAAAACTTACTCTTGAAGACGTAGCTAACGGAATTGACAAAAAAATAAAAGTCAAAAAACTTGTACAAGCAGAAGGTGTAACCTACAATACTTGTGTTACATGTGGTGGAAACGGTCAAGTTACTCGAGTATCCAATACGATTTTAGGACAAATGCAAACGTCAGCAGTCTGCCCAAGCTGTAACGGATTAGGAAAGACTATCGATAAAAGACCTAAAGGTTCTGATGCCAATGGTTTGATACAAAAAGAGGATATTGTAAGCATCAATATTCCAGCAGGTGTAGAGGATGGAATGCAGCTAAAAGTAAGTGGAAAAGGAAATGCAGCTCCTTTTGATGGCTACGCAGGTGATTTAATTATACTAATCGAAGTTGAAGAGCATACAGATTTAAAAAGGGAAAACAATAACTTACACTACGATTGTTATGTAAGCTTAACAGATGCTGTACTTGGTAATGATGTTGTAATTCCTACCATAAGTGGCAAAGCAAAAATCAAAATTGAAGCTGGAACACAAAGTGGTAAAATCCTTAGACTCAAAAGCAAAGGACTACCCTCATTGAATGGATACGGAAAAGGCGATTTGCTCGTTCATATAAATGTATGGACTCCGCAAAACTTAACCAAAGACGAATTGAAAATTTTTAAAGGTTTAAAAGACTCTAAAAGTTTTGTACCAAACCCTACCTCTTCAGACAAATCATTTTTTGAAAGAGTAAAAGATATGTTTAATTAA
- a CDS encoding ATP-binding cassette domain-containing protein, protein MNILEIKNVVKEYENKKALDTISMNIKEGRIFGLLGPNGAGKTTLIRIINQITAPDKGEILFFGENFKRKHIQNIGYLPEERGLYKSMKVGEQCLYLAQLKGLSKDDAKQKIHYWFKKLNMMDWLHKKVEELSKGMAQKVQFVSTIIHQPKLIILDEPFTGFDPINTEIIKNEILALKESGSTILLSTHRMESVEELCDDIALVNSGQCILEGSVEDIKQDFKSHIFEVKYKGELKSNIEHFDTILSKDGYSVFKAKDKEYTHTLIQQLVKQVDVFSFNEKLPTINDVFIQSVSNE, encoded by the coding sequence ATGAATATACTAGAGATAAAAAACGTAGTGAAAGAGTATGAGAATAAAAAAGCTCTGGATACTATTTCGATGAACATTAAGGAGGGTAGAATATTTGGATTGCTTGGACCTAATGGTGCTGGCAAAACCACTCTAATCAGAATCATCAACCAAATTACTGCACCTGATAAAGGTGAAATTTTATTTTTCGGTGAAAATTTCAAAAGAAAACACATCCAAAACATTGGCTATTTACCTGAAGAACGAGGACTTTATAAAAGCATGAAAGTGGGTGAACAATGCCTATACTTAGCTCAACTCAAAGGATTATCTAAAGATGACGCCAAACAAAAAATTCATTATTGGTTTAAGAAATTAAACATGATGGACTGGCTTCACAAGAAAGTAGAAGAGCTTTCTAAGGGGATGGCTCAAAAAGTTCAATTTGTAAGCACTATAATTCATCAACCTAAACTCATTATTTTAGATGAACCTTTCACTGGATTTGATCCCATAAATACAGAAATTATAAAAAATGAAATTTTAGCATTAAAAGAAAGTGGTAGCACTATTCTACTTTCAACACATAGGATGGAATCCGTGGAAGAGCTTTGTGATGATATCGCCTTAGTCAATTCCGGTCAATGTATATTAGAAGGCAGTGTGGAAGATATAAAACAAGATTTCAAATCACATATTTTTGAAGTCAAATACAAAGGTGAATTAAAGTCTAATATTGAGCATTTTGATACAATACTATCAAAGGATGGATACTCCGTATTTAAAGCTAAGGACAAGGAGTACACACACACCTTAATTCAACAATTAGTCAAGCAAGTAGATGTTTTTAGCTTTAATGAAAAACTTCCGACTATAAATGATGTATTCATTCAATCCGTAAGCAATGAATAA
- a CDS encoding ABC transporter permease, which yields MNKLFLIIKREYLSRVRKKSFIIMTLLTPLFMIGIFVVPTLLAYNNDEQSSVAIIDENDFIELEFTSTKSVKYVELNQSNFEENKSILIDTYDFVLHIPKVDSLPQIENNIEVYSENQMSLSVKNTIENQIDKQLTNIYLLRNGIDLDKIKNSESNTSLKTYIVDKNGQNTAGNSEASFGIGLIGGFLIYIFIFMYGTMVMRSVIEEKTNRIVEIIISSVKPFELMFGKIISVALVGLSQFAMWIILGSVFLLIANGLLSAEVDLTNLSTYESTLASEINTSLMALPIKKLLITFIIYFLGGYLLYGSLFAAIGSASDQETDSQQFILPITIPLILSFILVQVVIDNPHSGMAYWLSMIPFTSPIIMIARIPFGVPIHELLLSVTLLILGFLFTIWLASKIYRVGILMYGKKISYKELWKWLRYND from the coding sequence ATGAATAAACTGTTTTTAATAATAAAAAGGGAGTACTTATCAAGAGTACGCAAAAAGAGTTTCATCATTATGACGCTTTTAACCCCTCTATTTATGATTGGGATTTTTGTTGTCCCTACCCTTCTTGCCTATAATAATGATGAACAATCATCAGTGGCAATAATTGATGAAAACGATTTCATTGAATTGGAATTTACGTCTACTAAAAGCGTAAAATACGTTGAGCTCAATCAGTCAAATTTTGAAGAAAATAAATCAATATTAATTGATACGTATGACTTTGTATTGCATATTCCTAAAGTTGATTCTTTACCACAAATTGAAAATAACATAGAAGTCTATTCAGAAAATCAGATGAGCTTATCTGTAAAAAACACCATAGAGAATCAAATAGACAAACAACTAACCAATATTTACCTACTTAGAAATGGTATTGATTTAGACAAAATAAAAAACTCAGAAAGCAACACTTCCCTAAAAACCTATATTGTTGATAAGAACGGACAAAACACCGCAGGAAATTCTGAAGCTAGCTTTGGAATTGGATTAATAGGCGGATTTCTGATTTACATATTCATTTTTATGTATGGCACAATGGTTATGCGTAGTGTGATTGAAGAAAAAACCAATAGAATAGTTGAAATTATAATATCGTCTGTAAAGCCATTTGAACTTATGTTTGGAAAGATTATAAGCGTCGCTTTAGTTGGCTTAAGTCAATTTGCTATGTGGATAATATTAGGCTCTGTATTTTTACTCATCGCCAATGGCTTACTTTCAGCAGAGGTTGACCTCACTAATTTAAGCACCTATGAAAGTACTTTAGCATCTGAAATAAACACCTCACTGATGGCACTTCCAATTAAAAAACTACTTATCACCTTCATAATTTATTTCTTAGGTGGTTATTTGCTGTATGGCTCTTTATTTGCCGCTATTGGCTCAGCTTCAGATCAAGAAACGGATAGCCAACAATTTATACTTCCCATTACTATTCCACTCATTCTATCTTTTATTTTAGTTCAGGTAGTAATTGATAACCCTCATAGCGGGATGGCTTATTGGCTATCTATGATTCCTTTCACCTCACCCATCATAATGATTGCAAGGATACCTTTTGGAGTACCGATTCACGAATTATTGCTTTCAGTAACTTTATTAATTCTTGGCTTTTTATTTACAATATGGCTAGCTAGCAAAATTTACAGAGTTGGCATCCTTATGTATGGTAAAAAAATTAGCTACAAAGAACTATGGAAGTGGCTAAGGTATAATGACTAA
- the murA gene encoding UDP-N-acetylglucosamine 1-carboxyvinyltransferase — MSSFIIEGGRKLSGEIIPQGAKNEALQILCAVLLSAEKITIYNLPDIVDINILIDLLSDLGVKIQKLSPNSYTFQSDEINLDYLTSDEFKTKGTRIRGSIMIVGPLLARFGKGYIPKPGGDKIGRRRLDTHFIGFERLGAKFEYDSKESFYRVTTDGLKGTYMLMDEASVTGTANIVMTAVMAEGITTIYNAACEPYLQQLCKMLNRMGANISGIGSNLLTIEGVKELKGCEHTILPDMIEIGSFIGLAAMTQSELTIKNVQYDELGIIPSVFQKLGIKLERRGDDIYIPSQESYEIENFIDGSILTISDAPWPGFTPDLLSIILVVATQARGSVLIHQKMFESRLFFTDKLIDMGAQIILCDPHRASVIGLDRKSALRATRMTSPDIRAGVSLLIAALSADGTSVIDNINQIDRGYQNIDERLNKLGANIKRVD; from the coding sequence ATGAGTTCATTTATTATAGAGGGTGGGAGAAAATTAAGTGGTGAGATTATTCCCCAAGGCGCAAAAAATGAGGCCCTTCAAATACTCTGTGCAGTACTATTATCTGCTGAAAAGATTACAATTTACAACCTACCTGATATTGTCGACATCAATATTTTAATCGACTTATTATCTGACTTAGGGGTAAAAATTCAAAAACTAAGTCCTAATAGCTATACCTTTCAATCTGATGAAATAAATCTTGATTATTTGACATCAGATGAATTTAAAACTAAAGGGACTAGAATACGAGGCTCCATAATGATTGTAGGTCCTCTACTCGCTAGATTTGGAAAAGGATATATCCCTAAGCCAGGTGGTGATAAAATTGGTAGAAGACGATTAGACACTCACTTCATTGGCTTTGAAAGGTTAGGCGCAAAATTTGAATACGACAGCAAAGAAAGTTTTTACAGAGTCACGACTGACGGACTCAAAGGCACCTATATGCTAATGGATGAGGCCTCTGTTACTGGAACCGCAAACATTGTTATGACTGCAGTAATGGCAGAAGGAATAACAACCATATACAATGCTGCTTGTGAGCCTTACCTACAACAGTTGTGCAAAATGCTTAACAGAATGGGTGCTAATATAAGTGGTATTGGCTCAAACCTTCTTACCATTGAAGGAGTAAAAGAACTCAAAGGATGCGAGCACACTATACTTCCTGATATGATTGAAATCGGCTCGTTTATCGGTCTAGCCGCTATGACTCAGTCAGAACTAACAATAAAAAATGTTCAATACGATGAATTAGGAATTATCCCAAGTGTTTTTCAGAAATTAGGAATAAAACTAGAAAGACGTGGCGATGATATTTACATACCTTCACAAGAAAGTTATGAAATTGAGAATTTTATAGACGGTTCAATTTTAACCATTTCCGATGCACCATGGCCAGGATTTACTCCTGATTTATTGAGTATAATTTTAGTTGTAGCTACCCAAGCTAGAGGAAGTGTTTTAATTCATCAAAAGATGTTCGAAAGCAGATTATTCTTTACGGATAAGCTGATTGATATGGGTGCGCAAATTATCTTATGTGACCCACACAGAGCTTCTGTAATTGGATTAGACAGAAAATCAGCATTAAGAGCTACCAGAATGACTTCGCCAGATATTAGAGCAGGAGTTTCATTACTTATAGCAGCTCTTTCTGCCGACGGAACTAGTGTAATTGACAACATAAATCAGATTGACAGAGGATACCAAAATATTGACGAGAGACTAAATAAGTTAGGTGCAAACATCAAAAGAGTTGACTAA
- a CDS encoding gliding motility-associated C-terminal domain-containing protein produces the protein MTRLFILLLLFLHFVAFSQCSLEISDTTHVNCSGDNTGAFSFNVTAVEPYSISLSNGVVSMNGTGFSNLYAGNYEAILIDNDLCADTVSIKIKEPQQLSSILECIGSEIISNTNGGVEEYVYAWRNEAGQVMSNNTSILFEAKQFYDFEVIDSKGCSFRDTINVLADFTVNDSLGEFPFDIYITNMSISALFGWDFGDGNTSQTKDPIYTYENVGDYDLTLTVTDDSQCSDSKVIKIEVQGFEMMLDDWQEMYNAFSPNGDGINDNFSFLENHAIEDFEVKIFNRWGSVVYNWSNPNYEWDGLSFSGNKLAPGVYYYFMNARGFNGKVYEKKGSVSIY, from the coding sequence ATGACAAGATTATTCATTTTATTACTCTTATTTTTACATTTTGTCGCATTTTCACAATGCAGTTTGGAAATTTCTGATACCACTCATGTAAACTGCAGTGGTGATAATACTGGTGCTTTTTCTTTTAATGTTACTGCCGTTGAGCCATACTCAATAAGTTTGAGCAATGGAGTCGTGTCAATGAATGGGACAGGCTTTTCAAATTTATATGCAGGTAATTATGAGGCCATTTTAATCGACAATGATTTATGTGCCGATACAGTTTCAATAAAAATAAAGGAGCCACAACAATTAAGTTCAATTTTAGAGTGCATTGGGTCAGAAATCATTTCTAATACAAATGGTGGTGTAGAAGAGTATGTTTACGCTTGGAGAAATGAAGCAGGTCAAGTGATGTCGAATAATACTTCGATTTTATTTGAAGCTAAGCAGTTTTATGATTTTGAAGTGATTGATTCAAAAGGCTGTAGTTTTAGAGATACTATTAACGTTTTAGCGGATTTTACAGTGAACGATTCTTTGGGTGAATTTCCTTTTGATATTTACATAACAAATATGAGTATTTCTGCCCTTTTCGGTTGGGACTTCGGAGATGGAAATACTTCTCAGACCAAAGACCCCATTTATACTTATGAAAATGTAGGTGATTATGATTTAACATTAACAGTGACAGATGATAGCCAATGTTCAGATAGCAAAGTTATTAAAATTGAGGTTCAAGGATTTGAGATGATGTTGGATGACTGGCAAGAAATGTACAACGCATTTAGCCCTAATGGGGATGGTATTAATGACAATTTTTCGTTTTTAGAAAATCATGCAATAGAAGATTTTGAAGTGAAAATATTTAACAGATGGGGTTCGGTAGTTTATAATTGGTCAAATCCAAATTACGAATGGGATGGGCTAAGCTTTAGCGGAAATAAATTAGCGCCAGGTGTCTATTATTATTTCATGAATGCACGAGGTTTTAATGGTAAAGTGTATGAAAAGAAAGGATCTGTAAGTATCTATTGA
- a CDS encoding DUF4290 domain-containing protein, translating to MELEYNTSRNKLVISEYGRHIQKLVEHAIEIKDKKDRQRFVEGIINIMGDLNPHLRDVADFKHKLWDHLYVISDFKLDVDSPYEKPVIEKLFEKPEPLGYPNSKIKYNHYGKVIEKMIVEAIKMEDKELKNKLVIAIANQMKKSYVNWILDFVEDEVIFNHLKKLSNNNLEIQEGIELSKFAPNVKQSSSPKKKKKNNRGRNQQRN from the coding sequence ATGGAATTAGAATACAATACTTCCAGAAACAAACTAGTCATTTCTGAGTATGGAAGACATATCCAAAAACTTGTCGAGCACGCCATCGAAATAAAAGATAAAAAAGACAGACAACGCTTTGTTGAAGGCATTATAAACATTATGGGAGACCTCAACCCACACTTAAGAGATGTGGCTGACTTCAAACATAAACTTTGGGATCATCTTTATGTAATTTCAGATTTCAAACTAGATGTTGATTCTCCTTACGAGAAACCAGTCATTGAAAAATTATTTGAAAAGCCAGAACCATTAGGTTACCCTAACAGTAAAATTAAGTACAATCATTACGGTAAAGTCATTGAAAAAATGATTGTAGAGGCAATAAAAATGGAAGACAAAGAGCTAAAGAATAAGCTTGTTATTGCCATTGCTAACCAAATGAAAAAATCATACGTCAATTGGATTCTTGACTTTGTAGAGGATGAAGTAATTTTCAATCATCTGAAAAAATTATCTAACAACAATTTAGAAATTCAAGAAGGTATTGAATTATCAAAATTTGCACCTAACGTAAAACAAAGCTCTTCTCCAAAGAAGAAAAAGAAAAATAACCGAGGCAGAAATCAACAACGAAACTAA
- a CDS encoding nucleotide exchange factor GrpE: MAKKKKESKKEIEEVTIEEKFSELNDKHLRLFAEFENFKKRTAKERIELYKTAGESVLSALLPIVDDFERSIKASEEEDEGVVLIYNKLISILESKGLKAIDNPIGTELNTDFHEAITNVPAPSDDMKGKIIDVIEKGYFLNDKVIRYAKVVVANNE; encoded by the coding sequence ATGGCGAAAAAGAAAAAAGAATCTAAAAAAGAAATTGAAGAGGTAACTATCGAAGAGAAATTTTCAGAACTCAACGACAAACACCTAAGACTTTTTGCTGAATTCGAAAATTTCAAAAAACGAACAGCCAAAGAACGAATTGAACTCTACAAAACAGCTGGAGAAAGTGTTCTTAGCGCTCTCCTTCCAATCGTTGATGACTTCGAGCGTTCAATCAAGGCTAGTGAAGAAGAAGATGAAGGAGTTGTTTTAATCTACAATAAGTTAATTAGTATTTTAGAATCAAAAGGCTTGAAAGCAATTGACAATCCAATTGGCACAGAATTAAATACTGATTTTCATGAGGCTATCACAAACGTCCCTGCGCCTTCTGACGATATGAAAGGTAAAATTATTGACGTTATTGAAAAAGGGTATTTTTTAAATGATAAAGTAATTCGCTACGCTAAAGTTGTAGTAGCTAACAACGAATAA
- a CDS encoding UvrD-helicase domain-containing protein, producing the protein MVIAGAGSGKTRVLTYRIAHLIQKGIDPFNILSLTFTNKAAKEMRERIHSLIGPEAQNLWMGTFHSVFSKILRIESDKLNYPQNFTIYDTSDSKNLLKSIVKELNLDKDIYKPNVLLSRISQLKNNLVSYVSYMSNASLQAEDSSRRLKEMAMIYKTYQNRLFSSGSMDFDDLLFNTFILLRDFPETLNKYQNKFKYILVDEYQDTNQVQYMIVKRLAAMNENICVVGDDAQSIYAFRGANIQNILNFKNDYPDFETVKLEQNYRSSQTIVNAANSLIKHNKNQIKKTVYSKNQKGSALKVCKTFSDNEEGQVIGQSIFEIQMNERVPYSDFAILYRTNAQSRSLEESLRRRNIPFKIYGGLSFYQRKEVKDLLAYFRIVINPKDEESLKRIINFPTRGIGNTTIQKLIICSRTYNTSIFECIQNPDYHSLIGVNKSTLQKLTDFAVLINSFKAQLNEDAYKLANSIAKSTSLLRELDKDKTPEGVSRYENVQELLNAIKDFVEKNKKREEPTSLDFFMQDVALITDQDKEEDKEDRNKVSMMTIHAAKGLEFPYVYIVGLEENLFPSQLSVHSREELEEERRLFYVAITRAKKYVNLSYATSRWRWGQLIDCEPSRFLHEIDDEFLDWEIQKRDRVKPQNNTNLRVNVKKQYFNKPTTSNKKPNITQKYTPQNLTKANVAMTKAGDQSSSNNQLQTGMNVSHERFGKGKILQIEGHAGNKKATIFFEGNGQKTLLLKFAKLTIIN; encoded by the coding sequence ATGGTCATTGCTGGAGCAGGCTCAGGAAAGACCAGAGTTTTAACATACAGAATTGCTCATTTGATTCAAAAAGGAATTGACCCTTTTAACATACTTTCGCTGACATTTACCAACAAGGCAGCTAAAGAAATGAGAGAACGGATTCATTCATTAATTGGTCCTGAAGCACAAAACTTATGGATGGGTACTTTCCACTCTGTTTTTTCAAAAATTTTAAGAATTGAATCCGACAAACTTAACTATCCGCAAAACTTCACAATTTATGACACTTCCGATTCTAAGAACCTCCTAAAAAGCATTGTCAAAGAATTAAATCTAGACAAGGACATTTACAAGCCTAACGTGCTACTTTCTAGAATCAGCCAACTAAAAAACAATTTGGTTTCATACGTTAGTTATATGTCTAATGCATCACTACAAGCCGAAGATTCGAGCCGAAGACTTAAGGAAATGGCAATGATTTACAAGACCTATCAAAACAGGCTGTTTTCATCCGGATCAATGGATTTTGACGATCTACTTTTCAATACTTTTATTTTGTTAAGAGACTTTCCTGAAACCCTCAATAAATACCAAAACAAATTCAAGTACATCTTAGTAGATGAGTACCAAGATACCAATCAAGTACAGTATATGATTGTTAAGCGTTTAGCTGCTATGAATGAGAATATTTGTGTGGTTGGAGATGACGCCCAAAGTATATACGCTTTTAGAGGCGCTAACATTCAAAATATTTTAAACTTCAAAAATGATTATCCTGATTTTGAAACTGTTAAACTTGAACAAAACTACAGATCATCTCAAACAATTGTGAATGCTGCAAATAGTCTTATTAAACACAATAAAAATCAAATTAAAAAAACAGTTTACAGTAAAAATCAAAAGGGTTCAGCATTAAAGGTTTGTAAAACCTTTAGTGATAATGAAGAAGGGCAAGTTATTGGTCAATCCATCTTTGAAATTCAAATGAATGAGAGGGTTCCTTACAGTGATTTTGCCATACTATACAGGACAAATGCTCAGTCAAGGTCTCTTGAAGAATCACTCAGAAGACGAAACATCCCCTTTAAAATTTATGGTGGACTATCATTTTACCAGAGAAAAGAGGTGAAAGATTTACTTGCCTATTTCAGAATTGTAATCAATCCCAAAGATGAAGAGTCTTTAAAAAGAATTATTAATTTCCCAACAAGAGGAATTGGAAACACTACTATTCAAAAACTTATTATCTGCTCGCGAACGTATAACACAAGTATTTTTGAATGCATCCAAAATCCTGATTACCACTCTTTAATTGGTGTGAACAAAAGCACCTTACAGAAACTCACTGATTTTGCTGTTTTAATAAATAGCTTCAAAGCTCAATTGAATGAAGATGCCTACAAACTTGCCAATAGCATTGCCAAATCAACATCGCTTCTAAGAGAACTTGACAAGGACAAAACACCAGAAGGAGTTAGTCGATATGAAAATGTTCAAGAGCTTCTTAATGCTATCAAAGATTTTGTAGAAAAAAATAAAAAAAGGGAAGAACCAACTTCATTAGACTTCTTCATGCAAGACGTGGCTCTAATTACAGATCAGGATAAAGAAGAAGATAAAGAGGATAGAAATAAAGTATCGATGATGACTATTCACGCTGCAAAAGGTTTAGAATTTCCTTATGTATACATAGTCGGTCTTGAAGAAAATTTATTCCCCTCTCAGCTTTCTGTTCATTCTCGAGAAGAATTAGAAGAAGAACGCAGGCTTTTTTATGTTGCTATAACAAGAGCAAAAAAATATGTTAATCTTTCTTATGCAACTAGTCGTTGGAGATGGGGACAACTAATAGACTGTGAACCAAGTCGATTTTTACACGAAATTGACGACGAGTTTTTGGATTGGGAGATTCAAAAAAGAGATAGAGTAAAACCTCAAAACAATACTAATCTCAGAGTAAACGTAAAAAAGCAATACTTTAACAAACCAACTACTAGTAATAAAAAACCAAATATTACTCAGAAATATACTCCTCAAAATCTAACTAAAGCCAATGTAGCAATGACTAAAGCTGGCGATCAATCTTCCAGTAATAATCAGCTTCAAACAGGCATGAATGTTAGTCACGAAAGGTTTGGCAAAGGGAAAATCTTGCAAATTGAAGGGCATGCAGGAAATAAAAAGGCTACAATTTTCTTTGAAGGAAATGGTCAAAAAACTCTTCTTCTAAAATTTGCTAAATTGACAATTATCAATTAA
- a CDS encoding TlpA family protein disulfide reductase translates to MKKIFFFSLIAFLTLDSYSQALKIGDSAPELAYENPREKIMKLSSLRGKYVIVDFWASWCGPCRRENPNLVSTYKRFKNARFKNGKGLEVYSVSLDKKLSSWLKAMTDDKLFWEYHVSDLKGWQSDAASIYGVRSIPQTFVLNGEGEIIAKDLKGDALNKFLNSQKIN, encoded by the coding sequence ATGAAAAAAATATTTTTCTTTTCACTAATTGCATTTCTAACGCTTGACTCCTATTCTCAAGCCCTAAAAATTGGCGATTCGGCTCCAGAGTTAGCTTATGAAAATCCTAGAGAAAAAATAATGAAGTTATCTTCATTGAGAGGTAAATATGTTATTGTTGATTTTTGGGCATCGTGGTGCGGACCATGCCGTAGAGAAAACCCAAACTTAGTTTCCACCTACAAAAGGTTTAAAAACGCAAGATTTAAAAACGGAAAAGGACTGGAAGTATACAGTGTTTCTCTAGACAAAAAACTAAGCAGTTGGCTAAAAGCAATGACAGACGATAAACTATTTTGGGAATACCACGTTAGTGATTTGAAAGGATGGCAGTCGGATGCCGCATCCATATATGGAGTGCGTTCAATTCCTCAAACCTTTGTCCTTAATGGAGAAGGTGAAATTATTGCTAAAGACTTAAAAGGAGACGCTTTAAATAAGTTCCTTAATTCTCAAAAAATCAACTAA